The following are encoded together in the Salinibacterium sp. UTAS2018 genome:
- a CDS encoding bifunctional aldolase/short-chain dehydrogenase, producing the protein MTNPTAAELIARSNRLGSDPRVTNYAGGNTSAKGTETDPVTGEPIELMWVKGSGGDLGTLQEAGLAVLRLDRLRSMTNVYPGIDREDEMVAAFDFTLHGKGGAAPSIDTAMHGLVDAAHVDHLHPDSGIAIATAKDGEELTTKAFGDKVVWVPWRRPGFQLGLDIAAIKEANPQAIGCILGGHGITAWGDTSDEAEANSLWIVKTAEDFIAAEGKDAPFGEAVAANAALPENERRAKAAALAATIRGIASHDRPMVGHFTDADVVLDFLASANAPKLAALGTSCPDHFLRTKVKPLLLDLPADASIEKSIERLKELHEEYRKDYTAYYDKHATADSPAIRGADPLIVLVPGVGMFSYGANKQTARVAGEFYVNAINVMRGAEALSTYAPISDAEKFNIEYWALEEAKLQRMPKPKSHATRVALVTGAASGIGKAIATRLAADGACVVIADLDLEKAQAAAAEIGNTDVAIGLKVNVTDAEAIDRMVQDAVLAFGGLDIVVNNAGVSLSKPLLETTEKDWDFQHDIMAKGSFLVSKATAPVLIDQAMGGDVIYISSKNSVFAGPNNIAYSATKADQAHQVRLLAVELGEHGVKVNGINPDGVVRGSGIFAAGWGANRAKTYGVEEEDLGKFYAQRTILKREVLPENVANAVSVLTGPDLSHTTGLHIPVDAGVAAAFLR; encoded by the coding sequence ATGACGAACCCCACTGCCGCTGAGCTCATCGCACGGTCGAACCGCCTCGGTTCTGACCCGCGCGTTACCAACTACGCCGGCGGCAACACGTCGGCAAAGGGCACCGAAACGGATCCCGTTACCGGAGAGCCGATCGAGCTCATGTGGGTCAAGGGATCCGGCGGAGACCTCGGCACGCTTCAGGAAGCCGGCCTCGCCGTGCTGCGCCTCGACCGACTGCGCTCGATGACCAACGTCTATCCCGGCATCGACCGCGAAGATGAAATGGTTGCCGCGTTCGATTTCACACTGCACGGCAAGGGTGGCGCCGCGCCCTCCATCGACACCGCCATGCACGGCCTCGTCGATGCCGCCCACGTTGACCACCTGCACCCCGACTCCGGTATCGCCATCGCGACCGCGAAAGACGGCGAAGAACTCACGACGAAGGCGTTTGGCGACAAAGTTGTCTGGGTGCCGTGGCGTCGCCCCGGCTTCCAACTCGGCCTCGACATTGCCGCTATCAAGGAGGCAAACCCCCAAGCAATCGGCTGCATCCTCGGCGGCCACGGCATCACCGCGTGGGGTGACACAAGCGACGAAGCAGAAGCCAACAGCCTCTGGATCGTTAAGACCGCCGAAGACTTCATTGCCGCCGAGGGTAAGGATGCCCCGTTCGGCGAGGCAGTAGCCGCCAACGCTGCGCTGCCCGAAAACGAGCGCCGCGCCAAGGCCGCCGCCCTCGCTGCCACCATCCGCGGCATCGCCAGCCACGACCGCCCCATGGTCGGCCACTTCACTGACGCGGATGTCGTTCTCGACTTCCTGGCTTCGGCCAACGCTCCGAAGCTTGCCGCCCTCGGCACGAGCTGCCCCGACCACTTCTTGCGCACGAAGGTCAAGCCCTTGCTGCTCGACCTTCCCGCGGACGCCTCGATCGAGAAGAGCATCGAGCGCCTCAAGGAACTCCACGAGGAGTACCGCAAGGACTACACCGCGTACTACGACAAGCACGCCACCGCCGACTCCCCCGCGATCCGCGGCGCTGACCCGCTCATCGTTCTCGTTCCCGGTGTTGGCATGTTCAGCTACGGCGCCAACAAGCAGACCGCCCGCGTTGCTGGCGAGTTCTACGTCAACGCCATCAACGTGATGCGCGGCGCCGAAGCCCTCTCCACTTACGCTCCCATCAGCGATGCTGAGAAGTTCAACATCGAATACTGGGCACTCGAAGAAGCCAAGCTGCAGCGGATGCCGAAGCCCAAGTCGCACGCCACCCGCGTTGCGCTCGTGACCGGCGCAGCATCCGGTATCGGCAAGGCCATCGCTACCCGCCTCGCTGCGGATGGCGCCTGCGTCGTCATTGCCGACCTCGACCTTGAGAAGGCTCAGGCCGCTGCTGCCGAGATCGGAAACACGGATGTCGCGATCGGCCTGAAGGTCAATGTGACCGACGCCGAAGCGATCGACCGCATGGTGCAGGATGCCGTACTCGCCTTTGGCGGGCTCGACATCGTCGTGAACAATGCCGGAGTTTCGCTCTCGAAGCCCCTGCTGGAGACGACCGAGAAGGATTGGGACTTCCAGCACGACATCATGGCCAAGGGTTCGTTCCTGGTGTCGAAGGCCACCGCGCCAGTGCTCATCGACCAGGCCATGGGCGGCGACGTCATCTACATCTCGTCGAAGAACTCGGTCTTTGCTGGCCCGAACAACATTGCGTACTCGGCCACGAAGGCCGACCAAGCTCACCAGGTGCGACTGCTGGCAGTCGAGCTCGGCGAGCACGGCGTGAAGGTCAACGGCATCAACCCCGACGGCGTTGTGCGCGGCTCCGGAATCTTCGCTGCAGGGTGGGGCGCCAACCGCGCCAAAACCTACGGCGTTGAAGAAGAAGACCTCGGCAAGTTCTACGCTCAGCGCACGATCCTCAAGCGTGAGGTTCTGCCCGAGAACGTCGCCAACGCTGTATCGGTGCTCACGGGCCCCGACCTCAGCCACACCACCGGTCTCCACATCCCCGTTGATGCTGGTGTTGCGGCAGCCTTCCTCCGATGA
- the rhaI gene encoding L-rhamnose isomerase → MTSFSSIASRLEEQAIELPSWAFGNAGTRFKVFGTPGTPRTPEEKIADAAQVNKYTALSPTVALHIPWDKVEDYSALRSFAQDHGVDLGTVNSNTFQEDDYKFGSLTNVDPTIRQKAIDHHFECIDVMNQTGSRDLKIWVADGSNYPGQADIRGRQDRLADSLEQIYARLSDEQRLVLEYKFFEPSFYHMDVPDWGTSFAQVTALGERALVCLDTGHHAPGTNIEFIVMQLLRVGKLGSFDFNSRFYADDDLIVGAADPFQLFRIIYEVVRGGGYGADSGVAFMLDQCHNVEDKIPGQMRSVLNVQEMTARALLVDSAALTAAQDAGDVLGANGILMDAFYTDVRADLAAWRESRGLPADPMAAYAASGYQQKIAEERVGGVQAGWGA, encoded by the coding sequence GTGACCAGCTTCAGTTCAATCGCATCCCGCCTCGAAGAGCAGGCCATCGAACTCCCCTCGTGGGCCTTCGGCAACGCGGGAACCCGGTTCAAGGTTTTCGGTACCCCCGGCACTCCCCGCACCCCCGAAGAGAAGATCGCGGATGCCGCCCAGGTCAACAAGTACACGGCACTGTCGCCGACCGTGGCTCTGCACATCCCGTGGGACAAGGTTGAGGACTACAGCGCCCTCCGCAGCTTCGCCCAGGACCACGGTGTCGACCTCGGAACAGTGAACTCCAACACCTTCCAAGAAGACGACTACAAGTTCGGCTCGCTCACCAACGTCGACCCCACAATTCGCCAAAAGGCCATCGATCACCACTTCGAGTGCATCGATGTGATGAATCAGACTGGCTCACGTGACCTCAAGATCTGGGTCGCTGATGGCTCGAACTACCCCGGCCAGGCCGACATCCGCGGTCGTCAAGATCGCCTCGCCGATTCGCTCGAGCAGATCTACGCCCGCCTCAGCGACGAGCAGCGTCTGGTGCTCGAATATAAGTTCTTCGAGCCCTCGTTTTACCACATGGATGTTCCCGACTGGGGAACAAGCTTCGCGCAGGTCACTGCCCTCGGCGAGCGTGCCCTCGTGTGCCTCGACACCGGTCACCATGCCCCCGGTACCAACATCGAGTTCATCGTCATGCAGCTGCTGCGAGTCGGCAAGCTCGGCTCGTTCGACTTCAACTCACGCTTCTACGCCGATGACGACCTCATTGTGGGTGCCGCCGACCCGTTCCAGTTGTTCCGCATCATTTACGAAGTTGTTCGTGGTGGCGGTTACGGCGCCGACAGCGGTGTGGCCTTCATGCTCGACCAGTGCCACAACGTCGAAGACAAGATTCCCGGTCAAATGCGCTCGGTGCTCAACGTGCAGGAGATGACGGCGCGTGCGCTTCTCGTCGACTCGGCAGCGCTTACCGCGGCCCAGGATGCCGGCGATGTTCTCGGCGCCAACGGAATTCTGATGGATGCCTTCTACACCGACGTGCGCGCTGACCTCGCTGCGTGGCGCGAGTCGCGCGGCCTGCCGGCCGACCCGATGGCCGCCTATGCGGCATCTGGTTACCAGCAGAAGATCGCTGAAGAACGCGTGGGTGGCGTTCAGGCTGGGTGGGGAGCCTAG
- a CDS encoding LacI family DNA-binding transcriptional regulator — MSTVSVKDVAQHAGVSVGTVSNVMNHPAKVAPATVKKVQRAIEALGFVRNDAARQLRDGHSKTVGLVVLDVRNPFFTDVARGAETRAGKEGLSIILGNSDEDPSRELAYLDLFEQQRSHGVLISPIGEITPRLTALRDRGIPAVLVDRASPDRSFSSVTVDDVAGGRMAVKHLIAEGRTRIVFVGGPLSIHQVADRLEGARLAVREHDDVTLEVIDLESLSVIAGRKAGASIAARTERPDAVFAANDLVAMGVLQALMLQGSDVRVPEDIALIGYDDIDFASAAVVPLSSIRQPAGMIGHTALEILLEEVEAPDMAARHVVFQPELVVRRSTSASAIDSM; from the coding sequence ATGAGTACCGTTAGCGTCAAAGATGTCGCTCAGCACGCAGGCGTTTCCGTCGGAACGGTCTCGAACGTCATGAACCATCCGGCCAAGGTCGCGCCGGCCACCGTCAAGAAGGTGCAGCGGGCCATCGAGGCCCTCGGGTTCGTTCGCAACGACGCCGCCCGCCAACTGCGCGATGGCCACAGCAAAACGGTAGGCCTCGTCGTCCTCGACGTGCGCAACCCCTTTTTCACGGATGTCGCTCGCGGTGCCGAAACCCGCGCTGGTAAAGAGGGACTTTCGATCATCTTGGGCAACAGCGACGAAGACCCTTCGCGCGAGCTCGCCTATCTCGACCTCTTTGAACAGCAACGTTCCCACGGCGTCCTGATCTCGCCGATCGGTGAGATCACGCCACGGTTGACGGCGCTGCGTGATCGCGGCATTCCTGCCGTTCTTGTCGACCGGGCAAGCCCCGACCGCAGCTTCAGTTCGGTCACAGTGGATGACGTGGCAGGCGGACGAATGGCCGTGAAGCATTTGATCGCCGAGGGCCGAACGCGCATAGTGTTCGTCGGTGGCCCGCTCTCGATCCACCAAGTCGCCGACCGTCTCGAGGGCGCGCGTCTGGCCGTGCGCGAACATGATGACGTCACCCTTGAAGTGATTGACCTTGAGTCGCTCAGTGTCATCGCGGGCCGTAAGGCGGGAGCGAGTATCGCAGCGCGTACCGAACGGCCCGACGCCGTTTTCGCCGCCAATGACTTGGTAGCCATGGGCGTTTTGCAAGCGCTCATGCTCCAGGGGTCGGATGTGCGGGTTCCCGAAGACATCGCCCTTATCGGCTACGACGACATCGACTTTGCCTCGGCTGCCGTGGTCCCGCTGTCGTCGATCCGTCAACCAGCAGGCATGATCGGGCACACCGCGCTAGAGATTTTGCTGGAAGAAGTCGAAGCGCCCGACATGGCCGCGCGCCACGTCGTCTTCCAGCCGGAGCTGGTTGTACGCCGCTCCACCTCAGCAAGCGCTATCGACTCGATGTAG
- a CDS encoding cytochrome P450, whose translation MTTTPAAAAGVCPFTGRSSALPLDGNPHVPTPALAEFRENGPATPIRFADDHEGLLVTQFGMAQAVLEDPRFTQNPRRFLLGPPEGEVHDVDQRAKDALAVADILSLDGDQHRRIRRSVTARFSVKAARGRREAVRGFVTETLDAFLAGPNPGNVTNDLAAPISVRSHCLVLGVPDSHVQLFGDTFAKPTTTQRKFDVIRELLELVRLSPGDNVFSDLIASDLTAAEVEGLAWVLSVSGRDSVAYMISMSVLTLLKHPEQWELLKREPELLPGAIEELVRYNTMFLTVFSRTALEDMEIQGVTIPKGQSVTVSPVGANRDPERFDDPSTFDITRDSAGHLGFSHGPHGCVGQQFARVQITEALTQLLTRVPDLTLIDAEFESPYPLASYLPTYEAPPVNVTW comes from the coding sequence ATGACAACCACCCCCGCTGCCGCCGCCGGAGTATGCCCCTTCACCGGGCGCTCCTCGGCACTTCCGCTCGACGGCAACCCGCACGTTCCCACCCCGGCTCTCGCCGAATTCCGCGAGAATGGCCCGGCCACGCCGATTCGTTTCGCCGATGACCACGAAGGCCTGCTCGTCACCCAGTTCGGGATGGCGCAGGCAGTGCTCGAAGATCCGCGCTTTACGCAGAACCCTCGCCGCTTTCTCCTAGGACCACCCGAGGGCGAAGTCCACGACGTCGATCAGCGAGCGAAGGATGCCCTGGCCGTCGCCGACATCCTCTCTCTCGATGGAGACCAGCACCGTCGCATCCGCCGTTCGGTCACCGCTCGCTTCTCGGTGAAGGCCGCCCGCGGACGTCGTGAAGCGGTGCGCGGTTTCGTCACCGAAACACTCGACGCCTTCCTTGCCGGCCCCAACCCCGGCAATGTGACCAACGACCTCGCCGCCCCCATCTCGGTGCGGAGCCACTGCCTCGTTCTCGGTGTCCCCGACAGCCACGTGCAACTCTTCGGCGATACCTTCGCTAAGCCGACCACGACGCAGCGCAAGTTCGATGTCATCCGCGAACTTCTCGAACTCGTCCGCCTCTCCCCCGGCGACAACGTCTTTAGCGACCTCATCGCCTCTGACCTCACTGCTGCCGAAGTAGAAGGACTCGCGTGGGTGCTGTCCGTCTCCGGTCGCGACTCTGTGGCGTACATGATCTCGATGTCGGTCTTGACACTCTTGAAGCACCCGGAACAGTGGGAACTGCTCAAGCGCGAACCCGAACTTCTGCCGGGCGCAATTGAAGAGCTCGTGCGCTACAACACGATGTTCCTCACCGTCTTCAGCCGGACAGCACTTGAGGACATGGAAATTCAGGGCGTGACGATCCCGAAGGGGCAATCCGTGACGGTTTCCCCGGTGGGCGCTAACCGTGACCCGGAGCGGTTCGACGACCCCTCGACCTTCGACATCACGCGCGACTCTGCCGGCCACCTCGGCTTCAGTCACGGCCCCCACGGTTGTGTCGGGCAGCAGTTCGCGCGCGTGCAGATTACCGAAGCACTCACACAGCTCTTGACGCGCGTGCCCGACCTCACGCTGATCGATGCCGAGTTCGAGTCACCCTACCCGCTCGCGTCATACCTGCCCACCTACGAAGCGCCACCGGTTAACGTCACCTGGTAG
- a CDS encoding NAD(P)/FAD-dependent oxidoreductase, whose translation MELKSHPDVLIIGASTAGCATAESLRHEGFTGSITVLGNETSAPYNRPPLSKHVLLGEWESEKADIFTDGAAERASIDLHTDVTAHALNTAERSVSTSRGDISYGALVIATGARARQLPASVDPDHVALTLRTREDSVLLRERLENSRSVVVIGSGVLGSEIAAAARKKGCAVTIVGRSGALTLGSVRDLLTQRLERLHAQNDVELRLAEGVASITHDGTTAHVTLTSGEQLDADTVVAAVGAIPNVEWLESSGLTTSPALNCDSHGQCAENIYAVGDVAAWHDSRTGRWLPDEHQLTALQHSQAVARHIATGEKAEPPVPFFWSELYGVRFQAYGRFPAEAELVTTHGDRESGDFVALSMLDGLPHGVVASNMSRDFRQARPAVDATLSGTPAPATTTTPSTAPLGGQS comes from the coding sequence GTGGAACTGAAGTCGCACCCTGATGTGCTGATTATCGGCGCCTCGACCGCCGGATGCGCCACAGCAGAGTCGTTGCGCCACGAAGGCTTTACGGGCTCGATCACCGTGCTCGGCAACGAGACCTCAGCACCCTACAATCGCCCTCCGCTCTCGAAGCACGTATTGCTCGGGGAATGGGAATCGGAGAAGGCAGATATCTTCACCGACGGTGCAGCGGAGCGTGCCAGCATCGACCTCCACACTGACGTGACCGCTCACGCGCTGAACACGGCCGAGCGCAGTGTCTCCACGAGCCGCGGCGACATTTCTTACGGCGCGCTTGTGATCGCCACCGGTGCCCGGGCTCGCCAGCTACCGGCCAGCGTCGACCCAGACCACGTAGCGCTCACGTTGCGCACTCGCGAAGACTCGGTGCTGCTTCGCGAACGCCTCGAAAACTCCCGCTCCGTCGTTGTCATTGGCTCCGGAGTTCTCGGTTCAGAAATCGCCGCGGCGGCTCGCAAGAAGGGGTGCGCCGTGACAATCGTCGGCCGCTCCGGGGCCCTGACGTTGGGTTCGGTTCGCGATCTGTTGACACAACGTCTCGAACGACTTCACGCGCAGAATGATGTTGAGTTGCGTTTAGCTGAGGGCGTCGCCTCGATCACGCACGACGGCACGACGGCCCACGTGACTCTAACCTCGGGTGAGCAGCTCGACGCTGACACCGTTGTCGCCGCTGTTGGCGCCATCCCGAATGTGGAGTGGCTCGAATCGAGCGGCCTCACCACCTCCCCAGCACTGAACTGTGACTCGCACGGACAGTGCGCGGAAAACATCTATGCCGTCGGCGACGTCGCCGCCTGGCACGACTCTCGCACCGGCCGCTGGCTCCCTGACGAGCACCAACTGACAGCGCTCCAACACAGTCAAGCCGTTGCACGCCACATCGCTACGGGCGAGAAGGCTGAACCCCCGGTTCCTTTCTTTTGGAGCGAGCTCTACGGCGTCCGTTTTCAGGCCTACGGGCGATTCCCCGCAGAGGCCGAACTCGTCACGACGCACGGCGACCGCGAAAGCGGAGACTTCGTAGCCCTCAGCATGCTCGATGGGCTCCCCCACGGAGTCGTCGCCAGCAACATGTCCCGCGACTTTCGGCAGGCCAGGCCAGCCGTCGATGCCACCCTCTCGGGCACTCCCGCCCCAGCGACAACCACCACACCTTCGACCGCCCCTCTAGGAGGACAGTCATGA
- a CDS encoding ferredoxin, giving the protein MKIEIDAAACVGAGQCVLTAEDLFDQDDDGIVLLLNAEPDESRYAAARRSAALCPARAITIHE; this is encoded by the coding sequence ATGAAAATCGAAATTGATGCCGCTGCTTGCGTCGGTGCCGGCCAGTGCGTTCTCACGGCAGAAGACCTTTTCGACCAGGACGACGACGGAATCGTGTTGCTGCTCAACGCTGAGCCTGACGAATCTCGCTACGCCGCCGCTCGACGCTCCGCCGCGCTGTGCCCCGCACGCGCGATCACCATTCACGAGTAA
- a CDS encoding AraC family transcriptional regulator, with amino-acid sequence MDRYALTGVLGADSRRIGAESVDVPETIEPHAHDFVEIALVVSGHGTHISRTGTDDAVAGSVFLVRPGSWHSFEPITTMTVVNVYFDERVLFEHLPWLFTDATSSRRLLSAGTSSWTAPAGVFGDAVAWATSLEQRPQAPFMISVGLLTCIMAVLTDFGDPDRVEQVATSSSDLVWSAVAQIVADPAHEWSVPAVAAAANLSPSHFTRIFRRELGTSPARFVAQVRLERAALLLVSTDLAVARVGEQAGIDDANYFARIFRSAYGISPKEYRAGIHLLD; translated from the coding sequence ATGGACCGCTACGCGCTCACGGGAGTTCTCGGCGCCGATTCCCGCCGAATCGGGGCAGAATCCGTTGATGTGCCCGAGACGATCGAGCCACATGCTCACGATTTCGTCGAAATCGCCCTCGTCGTGAGCGGCCACGGCACGCACATCTCGCGCACGGGAACGGATGACGCGGTTGCGGGTTCGGTGTTCCTTGTGCGGCCGGGAAGCTGGCATTCGTTCGAGCCCATCACCACCATGACGGTGGTGAATGTGTACTTCGATGAGCGAGTGCTTTTCGAGCACTTGCCGTGGCTCTTTACTGATGCCACCTCGTCGCGGCGCCTGCTTTCAGCCGGCACCTCAAGTTGGACCGCACCGGCCGGTGTCTTCGGCGATGCCGTGGCCTGGGCGACATCGCTCGAGCAACGCCCGCAGGCGCCTTTCATGATCAGCGTGGGCCTGTTGACCTGCATCATGGCGGTGCTCACCGACTTCGGGGATCCGGATCGGGTGGAGCAGGTGGCGACCTCGTCGAGTGACCTGGTGTGGAGTGCCGTGGCACAGATCGTTGCTGATCCGGCCCACGAGTGGTCTGTGCCTGCCGTGGCCGCGGCGGCTAATCTCTCGCCCTCCCACTTCACGCGAATCTTTCGGCGTGAGCTGGGAACGTCTCCCGCACGCTTCGTCGCGCAGGTGCGGCTCGAGCGCGCGGCTCTGCTACTCGTGTCGACCGATCTGGCGGTTGCGCGCGTGGGGGAGCAAGCCGGGATCGACGACGCGAACTACTTTGCTCGCATCTTTCGCAGTGCCTACGGCATCAGCCCCAAGGAGTACCGGGCGGGAATCCACCTTCTCGACTGA
- a CDS encoding carbohydrate ABC transporter permease, giving the protein MKRRTRSILTGTLAIIASVIVFLVPFTFILITASKTRQESAALEFSWPEQFALFENIVEVIQTRDFMLITAFINSTVLTVASVTLMVLFSAMVGWVLQRRQSRWNPAINLMVLAGLIIPPAVVPTIWVLQGLELFGTLPGLILIEVTFGLSFSVLMFRAFIAAIPRELDEAATIDGAGPIRLFFQVAFPLLRSVIVTVIVVQAVFVFNDFQNPLYFLPGDENATVQLTLYNFQSQFNTQWNLLFTNILLITIPPLIMYIFFQRQIVAGMTSGAVKG; this is encoded by the coding sequence ATGAAACGTCGTACCCGCTCGATCTTGACCGGAACCCTCGCAATCATCGCGTCGGTCATCGTGTTCCTCGTGCCGTTCACCTTCATCCTGATCACGGCATCAAAGACCCGCCAAGAGTCTGCAGCCCTCGAGTTTTCCTGGCCGGAGCAGTTCGCTCTCTTCGAGAACATCGTGGAGGTCATCCAAACTCGCGACTTCATGCTCATCACGGCGTTCATCAACTCCACCGTGCTGACAGTGGCAAGCGTCACCCTCATGGTGCTGTTTTCCGCCATGGTGGGCTGGGTACTCCAGCGACGCCAGTCACGCTGGAACCCCGCGATCAACCTCATGGTTCTCGCTGGGCTCATCATCCCGCCGGCCGTCGTGCCGACCATCTGGGTGCTGCAGGGCCTCGAGCTCTTCGGAACGCTCCCCGGTTTGATCCTCATTGAGGTCACATTCGGACTCTCGTTCTCCGTGCTGATGTTCCGTGCCTTCATTGCCGCCATCCCTCGTGAACTCGACGAAGCGGCGACCATCGACGGAGCAGGGCCCATCCGGCTCTTCTTCCAGGTTGCGTTCCCCCTGCTGCGGAGCGTCATCGTCACGGTGATCGTGGTGCAGGCAGTCTTCGTCTTCAACGATTTCCAGAACCCGTTGTACTTCTTGCCCGGTGACGAAAACGCCACCGTGCAGCTGACGCTCTACAACTTCCAGAGCCAGTTCAATACTCAGTGGAACCTGCTGTTTACGAACATTCTTCTCATCACGATCCCACCCCTGATTATGTACATCTTCTTCCAGCGGCAGATCGTGGCCGGTATGACGAGTGGCGCCGTCAAGGGCTAA
- a CDS encoding carbohydrate ABC transporter permease has protein sequence MAITTERRLARQSKRPGRLPEKPRKSRQKSQYPMWFYIPAAVLFFTLFVVPTIASFYFSLTRWSLFDIEFIGFDNFAQFFREPMLIQGFVNTFIFGFITSGLKVVFGLLLAVLLSSQIMGRTFLRSVVFFPVLVSVVGVGITFRVLMDPFDGLINTALAGIGVDGPGWLTDPSYALLSVAFVEVWRGVGLATLIFIAGIVAIPDEYFEAATTDGASPFQNFWHITLPLVRPAMVTVVILSLIGGLRSFDLIWAMTRGGPGFTSDVIASVIFKQYQAGFYGLSSAGNVVLFVVVTAIIVPIFWFLNRKEADQ, from the coding sequence ATGGCCATAACCACCGAGCGGCGGCTCGCGCGCCAGTCGAAACGACCGGGGCGCCTTCCCGAAAAACCCCGCAAAAGCCGCCAGAAGAGCCAGTACCCGATGTGGTTCTACATCCCGGCGGCCGTGCTCTTCTTCACGCTGTTTGTGGTTCCCACGATCGCTAGCTTCTACTTCAGCCTTACTCGCTGGTCACTTTTCGACATCGAGTTCATCGGCTTTGACAACTTCGCCCAGTTCTTCCGTGAGCCCATGCTCATTCAAGGGTTCGTGAACACCTTCATCTTCGGGTTCATCACCTCGGGGCTGAAAGTCGTCTTCGGCCTGCTGCTGGCTGTGTTGCTTTCCAGCCAGATCATGGGCCGCACCTTCCTTCGCTCAGTCGTCTTCTTCCCCGTGCTGGTCTCAGTTGTCGGCGTCGGCATCACCTTCCGCGTGCTCATGGATCCCTTCGACGGACTCATCAACACGGCCCTTGCCGGCATCGGCGTCGACGGCCCAGGCTGGCTCACCGACCCCAGCTACGCCCTGCTCTCCGTCGCTTTCGTTGAAGTCTGGCGCGGCGTCGGACTCGCGACTCTGATCTTCATCGCCGGAATCGTCGCTATCCCGGATGAGTACTTCGAAGCGGCCACCACAGATGGTGCGAGCCCCTTCCAGAATTTTTGGCACATCACACTGCCGCTGGTTCGCCCCGCCATGGTGACCGTCGTCATCCTCTCCCTCATCGGTGGATTGCGATCGTTCGACCTCATTTGGGCGATGACGCGTGGCGGCCCTGGCTTCACCAGCGACGTGATTGCCTCGGTGATCTTCAAGCAATACCAAGCGGGGTTCTACGGCCTCTCGAGCGCCGGAAACGTGGTGCTCTTCGTTGTCGTCACCGCGATCATTGTGCCCATCTTCTGGTTCCTCAACCGTAAGGAGGCAGACCAATGA